One genomic segment of Profundibacter amoris includes these proteins:
- the soxX gene encoding sulfur oxidation c-type cytochrome SoxX: MKPAVLGMAVLFAATTAVSAAEVAPGDVVFDEGAVAQSLTGVPGDPVNGRMVVASKKHGNCVACHTNDEMPDVAFQGDIGPNLAGVADRYSEAQIRGILVNADITFEDSFMPSFYRVDGYIRPGKRYTGKAADDTFGPLLSAQEIEDVLAYLTTLK; this comes from the coding sequence ATGAAGCCAGCTGTTTTAGGCATGGCCGTCTTGTTCGCAGCAACGACTGCGGTATCCGCAGCCGAGGTTGCGCCAGGTGACGTGGTTTTCGATGAGGGTGCAGTTGCCCAGTCGCTGACCGGTGTTCCTGGTGACCCGGTAAACGGGCGTATGGTTGTTGCCAGCAAGAAACACGGGAATTGCGTCGCATGTCATACGAATGACGAAATGCCCGATGTTGCGTTCCAGGGCGATATCGGACCCAATCTTGCGGGTGTCGCAGATCGTTACAGCGAAGCGCAGATCCGGGGCATTCTGGTGAATGCCGACATTACTTTTGAAGATTCGTTTATGCCATCATTCTACCGCGTAGATGGGTATATTCGTCCCGGCAAGCGTTACACCGGCAAAGCGGCGGATGACACATTCGGCCCGCTGCTGAGTGCGCAGGAAATTGAAGATGTGCTCGCATATCTGACAACCCTTAAATAA
- a CDS encoding phosphatase PAP2 family protein: protein MDQPPIRINRVRHLVVYVVLLFVVVLGLENTGLDIAIQHFFYRNGAWLVDSAQPVIRFLFYDAPKKLLVLYAILILLALVLSFVLKPMRRFRTRNNLFILLCLLLVPAVVGLGKKETHVHCPYQLQEFGGEVPYVTLFEANKYEAPGRCFPAGHASGGFALLLFVLIAATRRQQMAALSGAMALGWAMGGYQMVNGRHFLSHTLTTILLAWIVILLVHLALFGRRYYSVST, encoded by the coding sequence ATGGATCAGCCCCCCATTCGTATCAACCGTGTGCGGCATCTGGTTGTGTATGTTGTACTGCTGTTCGTTGTGGTGCTGGGGCTGGAAAATACCGGTCTGGATATCGCAATTCAGCATTTCTTTTATCGCAACGGCGCGTGGCTGGTGGATAGTGCCCAGCCGGTGATCCGGTTCCTTTTCTATGATGCGCCGAAAAAACTTCTGGTGCTCTATGCCATCCTGATCCTGCTGGCGCTGGTGTTGTCCTTCGTGCTCAAACCCATGCGCCGTTTTCGCACCCGCAACAATCTGTTCATTCTACTGTGCCTGCTGCTGGTGCCTGCTGTGGTCGGGCTGGGCAAAAAGGAAACCCATGTGCATTGCCCTTATCAGTTACAGGAATTCGGTGGCGAAGTGCCCTATGTGACGCTGTTTGAAGCCAATAAATACGAAGCACCGGGGCGGTGCTTTCCGGCGGGTCATGCCTCGGGCGGGTTTGCGCTGTTGTTGTTTGTGCTGATTGCCGCAACACGACGCCAGCAAATGGCGGCGCTGTCGGGGGCGATGGCCTTGGGCTGGGCGATGGGGGGCTACCAGATGGTGAATGGGCGGCATTTCCTAAGCCATACGTTAACCACCATTCTGCTGGCCTGGATCGTTATCCTGCTGGTGCATCTGGCGCTGTTTGGCCGACGATACTATAGCGTTTCGACTTGA
- the soxZ gene encoding thiosulfate oxidation carrier complex protein SoxZ, whose product MASGVKPRVKVPKSAAAGSSITIKTLISHKMESGRRKNKAGELIPRSIINRFTCEFNGQPVIEVLMEPSISTNPFFEFDATVPEAGEFKFTWYDDDGDVYETSKPVAIA is encoded by the coding sequence ATGGCATCTGGTGTAAAACCCCGTGTTAAAGTGCCCAAGTCCGCTGCGGCTGGCTCGAGCATCACAATCAAGACCCTGATCAGCCACAAGATGGAATCAGGTCGTCGTAAAAACAAAGCCGGCGAACTGATCCCGCGCTCGATCATCAATCGCTTTACCTGCGAATTCAATGGTCAGCCCGTGATCGAAGTTCTGATGGAGCCGTCGATTTCGACCAACCCGTTCTTTGAATTTGACGCGACCGTTCCGGAAGCAGGCGAGTTCAAATTCACTTGGTATGATGACGATGGCGATGTTTACGAAACATCCAAACCCGTTGCGATCGCCTAA
- the soxY gene encoding thiosulfate oxidation carrier protein SoxY, translating to MELTRRNALAIGAGAFAATILPFKVSAAADEAMMAFTGGADVADGGITITSPEIAENGNTVPVSVDAPGAVSILLLADGNPDPKTAVANFGPLAAAQRVSMRIRLAGSQNIVAIAKMADGSFVKASNPIKVTIGGCGG from the coding sequence ATGGAATTGACGAGACGCAATGCACTGGCCATCGGTGCCGGCGCGTTCGCCGCGACGATCCTGCCCTTTAAGGTATCCGCTGCTGCGGACGAGGCCATGATGGCCTTTACCGGCGGCGCGGATGTAGCCGACGGCGGAATCACGATCACAAGTCCCGAAATCGCGGAAAACGGCAACACTGTGCCAGTATCCGTAGACGCCCCCGGCGCGGTTTCGATCCTTTTGCTGGCTGACGGCAACCCGGATCCGAAAACGGCTGTTGCCAACTTTGGCCCGCTGGCCGCTGCGCAGAGAGTATCAATGCGCATCCGTCTGGCCGGTTCGCAGAACATCGTTGCAATTGCCAAAATGGCCGACGGCAGCTTTGTCAAAGCATCGAACCCCATCAAAGTTACAATCGGCGGCTGCGGCGGCTAA
- a CDS encoding ETC complex I subunit: MLARIYQPARNAMQSGTAKSRKWVLEFAPEAARNIDPLMGWTGSSDMDSQVRLKFDTKEAAIEYAEQHGIDAQVFEPHKRKPVVRPGGYGENFATNRRSVWTH, translated from the coding sequence ATGCTTGCGCGGATTTACCAACCTGCCAGAAATGCCATGCAATCGGGCACAGCCAAAAGCCGTAAATGGGTGCTGGAATTTGCACCCGAAGCTGCCCGTAACATCGATCCCTTGATGGGTTGGACCGGGTCCAGCGATATGGATTCGCAAGTGCGGTTGAAATTCGACACCAAAGAAGCCGCAATCGAATATGCCGAACAGCACGGCATTGACGCACAGGTGTTCGAGCCACACAAACGCAAGCCGGTGGTCCGCCCCGGCGGTTACGGCGAAAACTTTGCCACCAACCGGCGCAGCGTCTGGACCCACTAG
- a CDS encoding YeeE/YedE family protein, whose product MDLLPFGAQAALVGLFGGVILGLAGRMGYFCSLGALETAVYGQDQTRLRMWGMALGAAIIGVFTLNTAGIFDFSLSFYHQVKWNPLASIFGGLLFGYGMAMAGNCGYSALTRFGGGDLRALVVLVVMAIFSFITLNGPLAAPRLLLIKEEPSEEISSIAYTLGAATGIAPFAIALAFATVLILWALSYEKLRNNHEQIFWSVAVGFAITFGFWGTSFLNDRSFGEVMVESYTFTAPLGRTLIWLMTSSAGGLVFSVGSVLGVIIGAFIGSSIKRDFKWEACEDPRELGRQVGGAALMGIGGVTALGCSVGQGLSAFSTLAYSGPVTLAAIAAGGLIGLRHLIHGFEPE is encoded by the coding sequence ATGGATTTGCTGCCTTTTGGCGCCCAGGCGGCCCTTGTCGGGTTGTTTGGCGGTGTTATTCTGGGCCTTGCCGGACGGATGGGGTATTTCTGTTCGCTGGGCGCGCTGGAAACTGCTGTCTACGGGCAAGACCAGACCCGTTTGCGGATGTGGGGCATGGCCCTTGGCGCAGCGATCATCGGCGTTTTCACCCTGAACACCGCCGGAATTTTCGACTTCTCCCTGTCCTTCTATCATCAGGTCAAATGGAACCCGCTGGCCAGTATTTTCGGCGGATTGCTGTTTGGCTATGGCATGGCGATGGCTGGCAACTGCGGTTATTCGGCGTTAACACGGTTTGGCGGCGGCGATCTGCGCGCCCTGGTGGTGCTGGTGGTTATGGCGATATTCAGTTTTATCACTCTGAACGGCCCGCTGGCCGCCCCGCGTCTGTTGCTGATAAAGGAAGAACCTTCCGAAGAGATCAGCTCGATCGCCTACACATTGGGGGCGGCCACCGGCATAGCCCCCTTCGCCATCGCGCTGGCCTTTGCCACCGTGCTGATCCTGTGGGCGTTGTCCTATGAAAAACTGCGCAACAATCACGAACAGATATTCTGGTCGGTTGCGGTCGGATTTGCCATCACTTTCGGGTTCTGGGGCACGTCGTTCCTGAACGACCGCAGCTTTGGCGAAGTCATGGTCGAAAGCTATACCTTCACCGCCCCGCTGGGTCGCACGCTGATCTGGCTGATGACATCCTCGGCCGGTGGTCTGGTGTTTTCCGTTGGCTCGGTTCTGGGTGTGATTATCGGCGCCTTCATCGGCTCGTCCATCAAACGGGATTTCAAATGGGAAGCCTGCGAAGACCCGCGCGAACTGGGCCGTCAGGTGGGCGGTGCTGCCCTGATGGGGATCGGCGGCGTCACCGCTTTGGGCTGTTCGGTCGGTCAGGGGCTGTCGGCGTTTTCAACGCTGGCCTATTCCGGCCCTGTCACACTGGCCGCGATTGCAGCCGGCGGTCTGATCGGCCTGCGCCACCTGATTCACGGGTTCGAGCCGGAATAA
- a CDS encoding cytochrome c biogenesis CcdA family protein — MFDATFGGAMLQGLIAFFSPCVLPMVPFYFSYMAGISMSELQSDDSIAPGAARRLVISALFFALGVTTIFFLLGMGATAAGQTVRMWKTELTYAAAAIIFVFGLHFLGVLRVPFLYREAKFESKADPSTIVGAYVMGLAFGFGWSACVGPMLASILFLASMKDSVMQGGLLLMTFGLAMTSPFVLAAFFAKPFLRWMARNRKYLAYVEKVMGLMLILFAILMVTNTLNVIANFMIEMFPWFQTIG; from the coding sequence ATGTTTGATGCGACATTTGGCGGCGCGATGCTGCAAGGTTTGATTGCTTTCTTTTCACCCTGCGTGCTGCCAATGGTGCCATTTTACTTTAGCTACATGGCCGGGATTTCGATGTCGGAGCTGCAAAGCGATGACAGTATCGCACCGGGCGCGGCGCGGCGGCTGGTTATTTCTGCGCTGTTTTTTGCGCTGGGTGTGACGACGATCTTCTTCCTTTTGGGCATGGGGGCCACGGCGGCGGGGCAAACCGTGCGGATGTGGAAAACCGAGCTGACCTACGCGGCGGCGGCGATCATATTCGTGTTCGGCCTGCATTTTCTGGGCGTCTTGCGGGTGCCGTTCCTGTATCGCGAGGCGAAATTCGAAAGCAAGGCCGACCCGTCCACCATAGTTGGCGCTTATGTGATGGGGCTGGCGTTCGGCTTTGGCTGGTCGGCTTGCGTTGGGCCGATGCTGGCCAGCATCCTGTTTCTGGCTTCGATGAAGGATTCGGTGATGCAAGGCGGGTTGCTGTTGATGACTTTCGGTCTGGCCATGACATCGCCCTTTGTTCTGGCCGCGTTTTTCGCCAAACCGTTCCTGCGCTGGATGGCGCGGAATCGCAAATATCTGGCCTATGTCGAAAAAGTGATGGGGTTGATGCTGATCCTGTTTGCTATTCTGATGGTGACAAACACCCTGAATGTCATCGCCAATTTCATGATCGAAATGTTCCCGTGGTTCCAGACCATCGGCTAG
- the uvrB gene encoding excinuclease ABC subunit UvrB yields MQQNTPEPRKKLEGGKRFVMHTEFEPAGDQPTAIKELSAGINAGERNQVLLGATGTGKTFTMAKVIEETQRPAIILAPNKTLAAQLYGEMKGFFPENSVEYFVSFYDYYQPEAYVPRTDTFIEKDSAINEQIDRMRHSATRALLERDDVIIVASVSCIYGIGSPETYTAMTQDLVTGEEYDQREIMQGLIAQQYKRNDNAFARGTFRVRGDSLEIWPSHLEDRGWRLSFFGDELEGITEFDTLTGAKTATLDKVRVYANSHYVTPRPTLLQAIKHIKEELRVRLDHFNAEGKLLEAQRLEQRTRFDLEMLEASGFCAGIENYSRYLTGRAPGEPPPTLFEYIPDNAIVFADESHVSVPQIGGMYKGDYRRKFTLSEHGFRLPSCMDNRPLKFEEWDAMRAQSIFVSATPQNWELEQSGGVFVEQVIRPTGLLEPVIEIRPVEMQVDDLLDEVRKVAAKGMRTLVTTLTKRMAEDLTEYLHEQGIRVRYMHSDIDTLERIEILRDLRLGAFDVLVGINLLREGLDIPECGLVAILDADKEGFLRSETSLVQTIGRAARNVEGRVIMYADRITGSMERAMKETERRRARQIAYNKEHGITPATVKKNIGDVLSGLYDGDTDLARVTATVDKPMIGENLATHLEALRGDMRKAAENLEFEEAARLRDEVRRLEAVELAVKDDPLARQSAVEAASAAGGRSTAGKAGSSRKWGKR; encoded by the coding sequence ATGCAGCAAAACACCCCGGAACCGCGCAAGAAACTCGAAGGTGGCAAACGCTTTGTCATGCACACCGAGTTTGAACCGGCAGGCGATCAGCCCACCGCGATCAAGGAGTTGAGCGCGGGCATCAATGCCGGCGAGCGCAATCAGGTGCTGCTGGGCGCAACCGGCACCGGCAAGACATTCACCATGGCCAAGGTAATCGAGGAAACCCAGCGCCCCGCGATCATCCTTGCACCCAACAAAACCCTTGCGGCGCAGTTGTATGGCGAAATGAAGGGGTTCTTCCCCGAAAACTCGGTCGAATATTTCGTGTCCTTCTATGACTACTACCAGCCCGAGGCCTATGTGCCCCGCACCGATACCTTCATCGAAAAAGACAGCGCCATTAATGAACAAATCGACCGGATGCGCCATTCCGCCACCCGCGCCCTGCTGGAACGCGATGATGTGATCATTGTGGCATCGGTGTCCTGCATCTATGGCATCGGCTCGCCGGAAACCTATACCGCGATGACGCAGGATCTGGTCACCGGCGAAGAATACGACCAGCGCGAGATCATGCAGGGGCTGATTGCCCAGCAATACAAACGCAACGACAACGCCTTTGCCCGCGGCACATTCCGCGTGCGCGGCGACAGCCTTGAAATCTGGCCCAGCCACCTTGAGGATCGCGGCTGGCGGCTGTCCTTCTTTGGGGACGAGTTGGAAGGGATCACCGAATTCGACACATTGACCGGTGCCAAAACCGCCACGCTGGACAAGGTGCGGGTTTACGCCAATTCGCATTACGTCACCCCGCGCCCGACCCTTTTGCAGGCCATCAAACACATCAAGGAAGAACTGCGCGTGCGGCTGGACCACTTCAACGCCGAGGGCAAACTGCTGGAAGCGCAGCGGTTGGAGCAACGCACGCGGTTCGATCTGGAAATGCTGGAGGCCTCGGGCTTTTGCGCCGGTATCGAGAACTATTCCCGCTACCTGACCGGCCGCGCCCCGGGCGAACCGCCCCCCACCCTGTTTGAATACATCCCCGACAACGCGATTGTCTTTGCCGATGAATCCCACGTTTCCGTGCCGCAAATCGGCGGCATGTACAAAGGCGACTACCGACGCAAATTCACCCTGTCCGAGCACGGTTTTCGCCTGCCGTCCTGCATGGACAACCGGCCCCTGAAGTTCGAGGAATGGGATGCGATGCGCGCACAATCCATCTTCGTCTCTGCCACCCCGCAAAACTGGGAGCTGGAGCAATCGGGCGGCGTGTTTGTCGAACAGGTGATCCGCCCCACCGGCCTGCTGGAACCGGTGATCGAAATCCGCCCTGTCGAAATGCAGGTCGACGATCTGCTGGACGAGGTGCGCAAAGTCGCGGCCAAGGGCATGCGCACGCTGGTCACCACCCTGACCAAACGTATGGCCGAAGACCTGACCGAATACCTGCACGAACAGGGCATCCGCGTGCGTTACATGCACAGCGACATCGACACGCTGGAACGCATCGAAATCCTGCGCGACCTGCGGCTGGGGGCGTTCGACGTGCTGGTCGGCATCAACCTGCTGCGCGAGGGGCTGGACATTCCAGAATGCGGTCTGGTCGCCATTCTGGACGCCGACAAAGAGGGCTTCCTGCGCTCGGAAACCTCGCTGGTGCAGACCATCGGGCGGGCGGCGCGTAATGTCGAGGGCCGCGTGATCATGTATGCCGACCGGATCACCGGCAGTATGGAGCGCGCGATGAAAGAAACCGAACGCCGCCGCGCCCGCCAGATCGCCTATAACAAAGAACACGGCATCACGCCGGCAACGGTGAAAAAGAACATCGGCGACGTGTTGTCGGGGCTATATGACGGCGACACGGATCTGGCGCGCGTCACCGCCACCGTGGACAAACCGATGATCGGCGAAAATCTGGCAACCCATCTGGAAGCGCTGCGCGGCGACATGCGCAAAGCCGCCGAAAATCTGGAGTTCGAAGAAGCCGCCCGCCTGCGTGACGAAGTGCGGCGACTGGAAGCGGTGGAACTGGCAGTCAAGGACGACCCGCTGGCGCGGCAATCGGCGGTCGAGGCTGCAAGCGCGGCAGGGGGGCGGTCAACGGCGGGCAAGGCGGGGTCAAGCCGGAAGTGGGGGAAGAGGTAG
- a CDS encoding thioredoxin family protein has protein sequence MRFLGFVFAVLMAVSMPAIAVEMGDDGLHKPTWLEDTFKDVREDLATANAQGKRLLIIWEQRGCIYCNKMHNEIFPQPEIDKLLREKFYVVQMNLFGDLEVTDLDGTVLPEREMAGRWGIIFTPTMMFMRDGETDEDLASEFAAATMPGAFGKYTTRHLMEWILQKGYDGDEPFQKYHARMLKEEGIIE, from the coding sequence ATGCGTTTTCTCGGATTTGTATTTGCGGTTTTGATGGCGGTTTCAATGCCTGCGATCGCCGTTGAAATGGGCGACGACGGCTTGCACAAACCGACATGGCTGGAAGACACCTTCAAGGATGTGCGCGAGGATCTGGCCACAGCCAACGCGCAGGGCAAGCGGCTGTTGATCATCTGGGAGCAACGCGGCTGTATCTACTGCAACAAAATGCACAACGAGATTTTCCCACAGCCGGAAATTGACAAACTGCTGCGCGAGAAATTCTATGTGGTGCAGATGAACCTGTTTGGAGATCTTGAAGTGACCGATCTGGACGGCACGGTTCTGCCTGAACGTGAAATGGCCGGTCGCTGGGGAATCATATTTACACCGACCATGATGTTCATGCGCGATGGCGAGACGGACGAGGATCTGGCCAGCGAATTTGCCGCCGCCACCATGCCCGGTGCCTTTGGCAAATACACCACGCGGCATCTGATGGAATGGATATTGCAAAAAGGGTATGACGGGGACGAGCCGTTTCAGAAATACCACGCGCGGATGCTGAAAGAAGAGGGAATTATCGAATAG
- a CDS encoding ArsR/SmtB family transcription factor — translation MEATLTGFNNTAASKDGVDTEELGGRASEASSFLKALGHEGRLMILCHLSSGEKTVTELEKLLSSRQASVSQQLARLRLEVLVKYRREGKTIYYKLGDTKARQAIDLVYNLFCGTEQE, via the coding sequence ATGGAAGCGACACTAACCGGTTTTAACAACACGGCAGCCAGCAAAGATGGCGTCGACACCGAAGAACTGGGCGGGCGCGCAAGCGAAGCCTCGTCCTTTCTAAAGGCCTTGGGACACGAGGGGCGGTTGATGATCCTGTGCCACCTGTCATCGGGTGAAAAAACTGTGACCGAGCTGGAAAAACTGCTGTCATCGCGGCAGGCATCCGTCAGCCAGCAACTGGCGCGGCTGCGGCTGGAAGTGCTGGTCAAATACCGGCGCGAAGGCAAAACGATCTATTACAAGCTGGGCGATACAAAGGCCCGTCAGGCAATCGATCTGGTCTACAACCTGTTCTGCGGCACCGAACAGGAATAG
- a CDS encoding thioredoxin domain-containing protein — protein MFGFFLTSQQVIADVRLMMFEQDGCPWCERWKAEIGPIYPKTAEGRIAPLVKVMIHAPLEKGITLNSPPVYTPTFILLNDGQEVGRIEGYQSDEFFWWFMETMIKKLPEDLQKDPGA, from the coding sequence ATGTTTGGATTTTTCCTGACATCCCAACAGGTTATCGCAGATGTACGATTGATGATGTTTGAGCAGGATGGCTGCCCATGGTGCGAACGCTGGAAGGCCGAGATCGGGCCGATTTACCCGAAAACTGCCGAAGGGCGCATCGCACCGCTGGTAAAAGTGATGATTCATGCCCCGCTTGAAAAGGGTATTACGCTGAATTCCCCGCCTGTTTATACGCCGACATTCATCCTGTTGAACGACGGTCAGGAAGTCGGTCGTATCGAAGGGTATCAAAGCGACGAGTTTTTCTGGTGGTTCATGGAAACCATGATTAAAAAGCTGCCCGAGGATCTGCAAAAGGATCCGGGCGCATGA
- the soxA gene encoding sulfur oxidation c-type cytochrome SoxA — MKNKSLKATFGAAAAMAVLALGSSAAFAETDLDKELIVNGEEKLVTRAPAADHLKGNLDEVFSGWVFRADETQALQMDDFDNPGMIFVDQAMDAWNTVEGTEGKSCASCHGDVEESMAGVKAVYPKWNEAAGEVRSLDMQINDCRTTRMGAEPWKLTKGKMTAMNALITLQSRGMPVNVAIDGPVQSMWERGKEMYYTKTGQLEMSCANCHEDNYDRRIRADHLSQGQINGFPVYRLKNAKLNAVHARFKGCVRDTRAETYKPGSEDFLALELYVASRGNGLSVEGPSIRN; from the coding sequence ATGAAGAATAAGTCGCTCAAAGCTACTTTTGGTGCTGCTGCCGCAATGGCTGTATTGGCACTTGGTTCCAGCGCTGCATTTGCCGAAACCGATCTGGACAAAGAACTGATCGTGAATGGCGAAGAAAAGCTGGTGACACGCGCGCCGGCTGCGGATCATCTAAAGGGCAATCTGGACGAGGTGTTTTCCGGCTGGGTTTTCCGTGCCGATGAAACGCAAGCATTGCAAATGGATGACTTTGACAACCCCGGCATGATCTTTGTGGATCAGGCAATGGATGCCTGGAATACTGTTGAAGGCACCGAAGGCAAATCCTGTGCATCATGTCATGGTGATGTCGAGGAAAGCATGGCTGGCGTGAAGGCTGTGTATCCCAAGTGGAACGAAGCCGCTGGCGAAGTGCGTTCGCTTGACATGCAGATCAACGATTGCCGGACAACCCGCATGGGTGCCGAGCCTTGGAAACTGACCAAGGGCAAGATGACAGCAATGAATGCGCTGATCACGTTGCAATCGCGTGGCATGCCGGTGAATGTGGCTATTGACGGGCCGGTTCAGTCGATGTGGGAACGGGGTAAGGAAATGTATTACACCAAGACCGGTCAATTGGAAATGTCCTGCGCCAATTGCCACGAGGACAATTATGACAGGCGCATCCGTGCCGACCATCTGTCCCAGGGCCAGATCAACGGCTTTCCGGTATATCGTCTGAAGAACGCAAAACTGAATGCGGTTCATGCCCGCTTTAAAGGTTGTGTTCGTGATACCCGCGCCGAAACCTACAAACCGGGCAGCGAGGATTTCCTTGCGCTGGAACTGTATGTGGCATCACGCGGTAACGGTTTGTCGGTCGAAGGGCCTTCGATCCGCAACTGA
- the soxB gene encoding thiosulfohydrolase SoxB, which yields MISRRDFLQATVAASAIYGASGVGNWARLAAQQALTQDQLLNFDTFGNVTLIHITDIHAQMKPIYFREPEVNLGLGDVNGLPPHVTGADFLKMFNMKPGTPEAYALTYVDFTSLAKTYGRMGGIDRIATVVNAIRADRPDALLLDGGDTWHGSYTCLKTQGQDVVNLFNRLKPDAMTFHWEFTLGSDRVREIVDGLAFPAMGQNIYDNEWNEPSEDFADYQFFERGGAKIAVIGQAFPYMPIANPGWMFPEYSFGIHEERMQEMVNEVRAAGADLVVCLSHNGFDVDRKMASKVKGIDIILTGHTHDALPEPVLVGETMLIASGSNGKFVTRLDLDVRDGRLMGFRHKLIPIFSDVIAAEPEMTAALEAERAPFKAELEEVIGKTDSLLYRRGNFNGTWDDLICNALIDEREADIALSPGFRWGPSMMPGQDITREDIFNATSMTYPNSYRSEMSGEQIKIILEDVADNLFNPAPYYQQGGDMVRVGGMGYHIDVSKKQGERLSNMTLLKTGEAIDPAKNYVVAGWASVREGTEGPAIWDVVENYIKRNGTVHVDPNKSVMVTGA from the coding sequence ATGATTTCGCGTCGCGACTTCTTGCAGGCAACAGTAGCGGCTTCGGCCATTTACGGCGCATCGGGCGTCGGGAATTGGGCCAGGCTGGCCGCACAACAGGCGCTGACGCAGGATCAACTGCTGAATTTCGATACCTTCGGAAATGTCACCCTGATCCACATCACCGACATCCACGCGCAAATGAAGCCGATCTATTTCCGTGAACCCGAGGTGAATCTGGGTCTGGGTGATGTAAACGGCCTGCCGCCACATGTCACCGGCGCCGATTTCCTGAAAATGTTCAACATGAAGCCCGGCACCCCCGAAGCCTATGCCCTGACCTATGTCGATTTCACCTCGCTGGCGAAAACCTATGGCCGCATGGGCGGGATTGACCGGATCGCAACCGTGGTCAACGCCATCCGCGCCGACCGCCCCGATGCGCTGCTGCTGGATGGTGGTGATACGTGGCATGGCTCTTATACCTGTCTGAAAACCCAAGGGCAGGACGTTGTGAACCTGTTCAATCGCCTGAAACCCGATGCGATGACGTTCCACTGGGAATTCACGCTGGGGTCGGATCGGGTGCGCGAAATCGTTGACGGGCTGGCCTTCCCTGCGATGGGCCAGAACATCTATGACAACGAATGGAACGAACCATCGGAAGATTTCGCCGACTACCAGTTCTTTGAACGCGGCGGCGCCAAGATCGCCGTGATCGGGCAGGCCTTTCCCTATATGCCGATCGCCAACCCCGGCTGGATGTTCCCCGAGTATTCCTTCGGTATTCACGAGGAACGGATGCAGGAAATGGTTAACGAAGTGCGCGCCGCCGGTGCCGATCTGGTGGTTTGCCTGTCGCACAACGGTTTTGATGTGGATCGCAAGATGGCCTCCAAGGTCAAGGGCATCGACATCATCCTGACCGGCCACACCCATGACGCACTGCCCGAACCTGTGCTGGTCGGGGAAACCATGCTGATTGCGTCAGGCTCGAACGGTAAATTCGTCACCCGCCTTGATCTGGATGTGCGCGATGGCCGCCTGATGGGGTTCCGTCATAAACTGATCCCGATTTTCTCGGACGTGATTGCGGCCGAGCCGGAAATGACCGCCGCCCTCGAAGCCGAACGCGCGCCCTTCAAGGCCGAGCTGGAAGAGGTGATCGGAAAGACCGACAGCCTGCTTTACCGTCGCGGCAATTTCAACGGCACATGGGACGATCTGATCTGTAACGCCCTGATTGACGAACGCGAGGCCGACATCGCCCTTAGCCCCGGTTTCCGCTGGGGTCCAAGCATGATGCCGGGTCAGGACATCACCCGCGAGGATATTTTCAACGCCACTTCGATGACCTATCCGAATTCCTACCGTTCGGAAATGTCCGGCGAGCAGATCAAGATCATTCTGGAAGATGTGGCCGACAACCTGTTCAACCCTGCCCCCTATTACCAGCAGGGCGGTGACATGGTGCGTGTTGGCGGCATGGGCTACCATATCGACGTCAGCAAGAAGCAGGGTGAACGCCTGTCGAATATGACCTTGCTGAAAACCGGCGAAGCGATTGATCCGGCGAAAAACTATGTGGTGGCCGGTTGGGCATCGGTGCGTGAAGGCACCGAAGGGCCGGCGATCTGGGATGTGGTTGAAAACTATATCAAGCGCAACGGCACCGTGCATGTTGACCCGAATAAATCGGTTATGGTGACAGGTGCCTGA
- a CDS encoding universal stress protein → MYKNIIVPVALDHGHDPAEAIAIAKALLADGGKITLLSVVEPVPGYIATYIPEGQLEKNRHEVIENLQADAAGDESIDTRVIMGHPGAAIVDHANNNDVDLIVIASHKPGLQDFFLGSTAARVVRYSKCAVHVLR, encoded by the coding sequence ATGTATAAAAACATAATCGTACCCGTCGCACTGGACCACGGCCACGATCCGGCCGAGGCCATTGCCATTGCCAAAGCCCTGCTGGCGGATGGCGGCAAAATCACTCTGCTGAGTGTTGTCGAGCCGGTCCCGGGTTATATCGCAACCTATATTCCCGAGGGTCAACTGGAAAAAAACCGGCACGAGGTCATCGAAAATCTGCAAGCGGATGCAGCCGGAGACGAGAGTATCGACACCCGCGTGATCATGGGGCACCCCGGTGCCGCGATTGTGGACCACGCCAATAACAATGATGTCGATCTGATCGTGATTGCCTCGCATAAGCCGGGGTTGCAGGATTTCTTCCTTGGCTCGACCGCCGCGCGGGTTGTGCGGTACTCCAAATGCGCGGTTCATGTGCTGCGATAG